From a region of the Vicugna pacos chromosome 35, VicPac4, whole genome shotgun sequence genome:
- the STAM gene encoding signal transducing adapter molecule 1, giving the protein MPLFATNPFDQDVEKATSEMNTAEDWGLILDICDKVGQSRTGPKDCLRSVMRRVNHKDPHVAMQALTLLGACVSNCGKIFHLEVCSRDFASEVSNVLNKGHPKVCEKLKALMVEWTDEFKNDPQLSLISAMIKNLKEQGVTFPAIGSQAAEQAKASPALVAKDPGAAANKKEEEDLAKAIELSLKEQRQQSTTLSTLYPSTSNLLTNHQHEGRKVRAIYDFEAAEDNELTFKAGEIITVLDDSDPNWWKGETHQGMGLFPSNFVTADLTAEPEMIKTEKKTVQFSDDVQIETIEPEPEQAYIDEDKMDQLLQMLQSTDPSDDQPDLPELLHLEALCHQMGPLIDEKLEDIDRKHSELSELNVKVMEALSLYTKLMNEDPMYSMYAKLQNQQYYIQSSGVSGSQVYAGAPPHSAAYLVAGAAQLSHLQSYGLPPEQLPSLSQGAVPASAAPPSQPTQASYPNAMVSSVQGGTYPSQTAVYSPPPAAAAAATDVTLYQNAGTNISQVPNYNLTSVLSQPGGSQQPPPPQQPYSQKALL; this is encoded by the exons ACCTAAAGATTGTCTTCGGTCAGTTATGAGGAGGGTGAACCATAAAGATCCTCATGTTGCTATGCAAGCTCTGACT CTTCTAGGAGCATGCGTATCAAACTGTGGCAAAATTTTTCACTTAGAAGTATGTTCGAGAGATTTTGCTAGTGAAGTAAGCAACGTCTTAAACAAG GGTCATCCTAAAGTATGTGAAAAATTAAAGGCTCTCATGGTTGAATGGACCGATGAATTTAAGAATGATCCACAGCTTAGTCTAATATCAGCAATGATTAAAAACCTTAAGGAACAAGGAGTTACGTTCCCAGCTATTGGCTCCCAG GCTGCAGAACAAGCAAAAGCAAGTCCAGCTCTGGTGGCCAAGGATCCTGGTGCCGCGGctaacaaaaaagaagaagaagatttAGCAAAAG CCATTGAGTTGTCCCTGAAAGAACAAAGGCAGCAGTCGACCACCCTTTCTACTTTGTATCCAAGCACATCCAACCTCTTAACTAACCACCAACATGAGGGCCGAAAAGTTCGTGCTATATATGACTTTGAAGCTGCTGAAGATAATGAACTTACTTTTAAAGCTGGAGAAATTATTACCGTTCTTGATGACAG TGACCCCAACTGGTGGAAAGGTGAAACCCATCAAGGCATGGGGTTATTTCCCTCTAATTTTGTGACTGCAGATCTCACTGCTGAACCGGAAATGA ttaaaacagaGAAGAAGACGgtacaatttagtgatgatgTTCAGATAGAAACAATAGAACCAGAGCCGGAACAAGCCTACATTGATGAA GATAAAATGGATCAGTTGCTACAGATGTTGCAAAGTACAGATCCCAGTGATGATCAACCAGATCTTCCAGAGTTACTTCATCTTGAAG CGCTGTGTCACCAGATGGGACCTCTCATTGATGAGAAGCTGGAGGATATTGATCG GAAGCATTCAGAACTCTCAGAACTTAATGTGAAAGTGATGGAGGCACTTTCCTTGTATACCAAGTTAATGAATGAAGACCCGATGTATTCCATGTACGCAAAATTACAGAATCAGCAGTATTATATTCAGTCATCTGGTGTTTCTGGTTCTCAG GTGTACGCAGGCGCCCCGCCGCACAGCGCCGCCTACCTGGTCGCGGGGGCCGCGCAGCTGAGCCACCTGCAGAGCTACGGCCTCCCCCCGGAGCAGCTGCCCTCTCTCAGCCAAGGAGCCGTGCCGGCCAGCGCCGCCCCGCCCAGCCAGCCGACCCAGGCTTCTTACCCCAA CGCCATGGTCAGTTCCGTTCAAGGAGGTACCTATCCCAGCCAGACTGCAGTGTATagtcctcctcctgctgctgcggCTGCTGCCACCGATGTCACTCTGTACCAGAATGCGGGAACTAACATATCCCAGGTGCCAAACTATAATTTAACATCCGTGCTGTCTCAGCCAGGAGGCAGTCAACAGCCACCCCCGCCACAGCAACCGTATTCTCAGAAGGCTCTGCTGTAG